From a region of the Bacteroidales bacterium genome:
- the glmM gene encoding phosphoglucosamine mutase: MALITSISGIRGTIGGKSGEALTPLDIVRFSTAYAEFIRLRFPGMKPTVIVGRDARISGPMVESLVTATLSACGINVIQLGHATTPTVEMAVIAEKTQGGIIITASHNPIQWNALKLLGHNGEFLSAEEGEEIIRLAQTNDFSYAPVDQLGVIIRREGYLEYHIQKILELPYVDTDAIRRAKFRVAVDAVNSVGGTAIPALLKALGVQEVIPLNCTPDGLFAHNPEPLPEHLTEISVVVPRKKAHLGLVVDPDVDRLAIVCEDGSMFGEEYTLVAVADYVLSMKKGNTVSNLSSSRALRDITEKHGGRHFASAVGEVNVVAMMKKVNAVIGGEGNGGVILPDLHYGRDALAGTALFLSHLAKSGKKTSELRAGYPHYVMSKKKVEISAGTNVDHLLAQLREYFKDQKINDADGIRIDFPEGWVHVRKSNTEPIVRIYSEGTSTEEAERLVSMVEKVLQTAGS, from the coding sequence ATGGCACTCATAACTTCAATTTCAGGAATACGGGGCACCATAGGAGGAAAGTCCGGAGAAGCGTTGACCCCGTTGGATATTGTTCGTTTCTCGACCGCCTATGCAGAATTTATCAGGCTCAGGTTCCCCGGAATGAAACCCACGGTAATTGTTGGCCGTGATGCCCGTATTTCAGGCCCCATGGTGGAATCGCTTGTCACAGCCACCCTGTCAGCCTGCGGAATCAATGTAATACAGCTCGGGCATGCAACAACACCCACCGTCGAAATGGCCGTTATAGCTGAAAAAACACAGGGAGGAATTATTATCACGGCCAGCCATAATCCGATCCAGTGGAATGCACTCAAATTGCTGGGGCATAATGGCGAATTCCTTTCAGCCGAAGAAGGAGAAGAAATAATCCGTCTGGCACAAACAAACGATTTCAGCTATGCTCCGGTTGACCAGCTCGGGGTTATCATCAGGCGGGAAGGATATCTTGAATACCACATTCAGAAAATACTCGAACTTCCGTATGTTGATACCGATGCCATCCGCAGGGCAAAATTCCGGGTCGCAGTGGATGCTGTCAACTCCGTGGGAGGCACGGCAATACCCGCATTACTTAAAGCACTGGGCGTTCAGGAAGTCATCCCGCTAAACTGCACCCCTGACGGGCTTTTTGCCCATAATCCCGAACCACTGCCTGAACATTTAACGGAAATTTCTGTGGTAGTTCCCCGAAAAAAGGCGCATCTGGGCCTGGTTGTTGACCCTGACGTTGACCGACTTGCCATTGTGTGTGAAGACGGAAGCATGTTCGGGGAAGAATATACGCTGGTGGCCGTCGCAGACTATGTACTTTCCATGAAGAAAGGGAACACTGTTTCCAACCTTTCTTCATCCCGTGCCCTCAGGGATATTACTGAAAAACACGGCGGCCGGCACTTTGCATCGGCCGTTGGTGAAGTGAATGTAGTGGCCATGATGAAAAAGGTCAACGCAGTAATTGGTGGTGAAGGAAACGGCGGAGTTATCCTCCCCGACCTCCATTACGGAAGAGACGCCCTTGCAGGCACTGCCCTTTTCCTCAGCCACCTGGCAAAATCAGGGAAAAAAACATCCGAATTGCGGGCAGGATATCCTCATTATGTGATGTCGAAAAAGAAAGTCGAAATCAGTGCCGGCACAAATGTCGATCACCTGCTTGCGCAGTTGAGAGAATACTTTAAAGACCAGAAAATCAACGACGCCGATGGAATACGGATTGATTTTCCGGAAGGCTGGGTCCATGTGCGCAAATCGAATACGGAACCCATTGTACGGATATACAGCGAAGGAACCAGCACAGAAGAAGCTGAGCGCCTGGTCTCCATGGTGGAAAAAGTTCTGCAAACTGCCGGTTCATAA
- the trxA gene encoding thioredoxin, with amino-acid sequence MPLVPSNEKIRILDDRNFKHQIKNGKVLVDFWAAWCAPCRAMAPVLNELADELDGTAIIGKLDVDKNREAASAYKIRGIPTMILFKNGKEVERFVGVKSRDFLLKKIREA; translated from the coding sequence ATGCCGCTGGTGCCTTCAAATGAAAAAATCCGAATCCTTGATGACCGGAATTTCAAGCATCAGATCAAAAACGGCAAGGTACTTGTCGACTTCTGGGCTGCATGGTGTGCTCCCTGCCGGGCGATGGCGCCGGTACTGAACGAACTGGCTGATGAACTCGACGGTACTGCCATTATAGGCAAACTCGACGTAGATAAAAACCGCGAAGCTGCTTCTGCTTATAAAATCCGTGGCATTCCTACCATGATTCTTTTCAAAAACGGCAAGGAGGTTGAACGGTTTGTCGGGGTGAAATCCAGGGATTTTCTGCTGAAGAAGATCCGGGAAGCATAG
- a CDS encoding HlyD family efflux transporter periplasmic adaptor subunit gives MKKRTLWITSGIMAALLAVYFIFGASRKEKKVILETQVRQGPFEILVTVTGELQAARSQNITGPVELRSRNLRLNNIRIQDLIPEGTVVKEGDYVATLDRSEADNQLKDIMDEVEKAESNFNKTRLDTTILLRNLRDELINLRFSMEEARIKLEQSKYEPPATIRQAQIDLEKAERNYEQARKNYFLKEQQAREDMSLAAVELARARRRMTEMQSVLEKFIIRAPADGMVIYAREWSGEKRKVGSTISPWDLTVATLPDLTSMISKTYVNEIDISKVKPGQPVRITVDAFPEKKYSGVVTEVANIGEQLPNTDAKVFEVIIKVNEYDPILRPSMTTGNAILIARLDNVLSVPLEAIFSDDSIPYVFRKNGTKQIVVLGETNENEVVVEQGLKAGDRILLSKPENAAKMKTEGSELIPVILQKAREKKEREEAMRRSEMENAYRQMPDTTRKPSGTVRGRMQRVRVKP, from the coding sequence ATGAAAAAACGAACCCTCTGGATAACCTCTGGTATAATGGCCGCACTTCTGGCGGTTTATTTCATATTTGGTGCCTCCCGGAAGGAAAAGAAGGTAATACTCGAAACGCAGGTGCGGCAGGGGCCTTTTGAGATCCTGGTAACCGTAACAGGAGAACTCCAGGCTGCGCGTTCCCAGAATATCACAGGCCCTGTCGAGCTTCGCAGCCGCAACCTGAGACTGAACAACATCCGCATCCAGGATCTTATTCCCGAAGGAACTGTGGTAAAAGAAGGGGATTACGTGGCCACACTCGACCGATCGGAAGCAGATAATCAGCTGAAAGACATCATGGATGAGGTAGAAAAAGCCGAATCGAACTTTAATAAAACCCGTCTGGATACCACCATTCTTCTGCGCAACCTGAGAGACGAACTGATCAACCTCCGGTTCAGCATGGAAGAAGCCCGCATCAAACTGGAACAAAGCAAATATGAACCTCCTGCCACCATACGGCAGGCACAAATTGACCTGGAAAAAGCCGAAAGAAATTATGAACAGGCACGTAAGAACTATTTTCTAAAGGAACAGCAGGCCAGAGAAGATATGAGCCTGGCAGCCGTCGAGCTTGCCAGGGCACGCAGACGAATGACGGAAATGCAAAGCGTTCTCGAGAAATTTATTATCCGGGCCCCGGCTGATGGCATGGTTATCTATGCACGCGAATGGAGCGGCGAAAAACGCAAGGTAGGTTCCACCATCAGCCCATGGGATCTGACCGTGGCAACACTCCCCGACCTCACCTCCATGATATCCAAAACCTACGTTAACGAAATTGACATAAGCAAAGTGAAACCCGGCCAGCCGGTGAGGATTACCGTGGATGCCTTCCCTGAGAAAAAATATTCCGGCGTGGTAACCGAAGTGGCGAATATTGGAGAACAACTGCCCAATACCGATGCCAAAGTTTTTGAGGTCATCATTAAAGTAAATGAATATGACCCTATTCTTCGTCCTTCCATGACAACCGGCAATGCCATTCTGATTGCCAGACTGGACAATGTCCTTTCTGTACCCCTGGAAGCAATCTTTTCTGACGACAGCATACCTTATGTCTTCAGAAAGAACGGCACAAAACAGATAGTCGTTCTGGGCGAAACAAATGAAAATGAAGTTGTTGTGGAACAGGGGTTAAAGGCAGGTGACAGAATCCTGTTGTCAAAGCCGGAAAATGCCGCAAAGATGAAAACTGAAGGATCGGAGCTGATACCTGTCATCCTGCAAAAGGCAAGGGAGAAGAAAGAAAGAGAAGAAGCAATGCGCAGAAGCGAAATGGAAAATGCCTACCGGCAAATGCCGGATACCACCCGCAAACCCTCGGGAACAGTGAGAGGAAGGATGCAAAGAGTAAGGGTAAAACCATAG
- a CDS encoding ATP-binding protein → MIELIQILNYRCLRYVNLPLKRFHVLIGANASGKSTFLDAIQFLSNIINNGIDEAVKSRGTSFDELTFAGNGNDIEFAIEAKIPENINSNPDFNKIRYELRIGKHKETEENCIKEERVILLKKGYQINHDDKNDSSLFPYEPAPPSTLLIKKYAKGIYRRVVTKNPEGNDNFYIEESGKSGWLPSFKLGNKKSALANLPEDVTKFPAATWLKGFLQNGIRMIILNSQLMRKPSPPGLGTFFRTDGSNLPWVIENLKKSKEKYNQWVEHLKILLPDIDDILIIEREEDKHKYLKIRYKNGIAVPGWLLSDGTLRVLALTIIAYLKDIQGVFLIEEPENGIHPLAIECVYQSLSSVYNAQVFLASHSPVILSLVKPAELLCFSKTVNGITDIINGSEHPKLKDWQGDPNLSVLFAAGILS, encoded by the coding sequence ATGATTGAGCTTATCCAAATATTGAACTACCGCTGTCTTAGGTATGTTAATCTGCCTTTAAAGCGGTTTCATGTTCTTATTGGTGCAAATGCATCCGGGAAAAGTACTTTTCTCGATGCAATACAATTTCTATCGAACATAATTAACAATGGAATTGATGAAGCTGTAAAATCCAGGGGAACCAGTTTTGACGAACTCACGTTTGCCGGAAACGGGAACGACATTGAATTTGCCATTGAAGCGAAAATTCCTGAAAACATTAACTCAAATCCAGATTTTAACAAAATCCGGTATGAACTTAGAATAGGAAAACATAAAGAAACAGAAGAAAATTGCATAAAAGAAGAAAGGGTAATATTACTGAAAAAGGGTTATCAGATTAATCATGATGATAAAAATGACTCTTCGTTGTTTCCTTATGAACCGGCTCCACCGTCAACCTTACTTATAAAAAAATATGCCAAAGGGATTTACCGGAGAGTTGTAACTAAGAATCCTGAAGGGAATGACAATTTTTATATTGAAGAATCAGGCAAAAGCGGATGGCTGCCTTCCTTTAAGTTAGGTAATAAAAAATCAGCTCTTGCAAATTTACCTGAAGATGTAACCAAGTTTCCTGCTGCCACCTGGCTCAAAGGATTTCTTCAAAACGGCATCCGTATGATAATTCTGAATAGCCAGCTGATGCGCAAACCAAGCCCTCCAGGTTTGGGCACTTTCTTCAGAACTGACGGTTCCAATCTTCCGTGGGTTATTGAAAACCTTAAAAAAAGCAAAGAAAAATACAATCAATGGGTTGAGCATTTAAAAATCCTTTTACCTGATATTGATGATATTCTGATTATTGAACGCGAGGAAGACAAACACAAATATCTTAAAATCAGGTACAAAAATGGCATTGCTGTTCCCGGCTGGCTATTATCCGATGGCACTCTCAGAGTTCTTGCCCTGACTATAATTGCCTATCTTAAAGACATACAGGGTGTTTTTCTTATTGAAGAACCTGAAAACGGGATTCATCCTCTGGCAATTGAGTGTGTTTACCAGTCTCTGTCTTCGGTATACAACGCACAGGTCTTTCTTGCATCTCATTCACCCGTAATTCTTTCACTAGTTAAACCTGCAGAACTGCTTTGTTTTTCTAAAACAGTCAATGGAATTACTGACATAATTAACGGTTCTGAACATCCAAAACTTAAGGACTGGCAGGGTGATCCTAATCTTTCCGTTTTATTTGCGGCAGGTATTTTATCATGA
- a CDS encoding CHAD domain-containing protein, producing MAVTRKKIRQAPAKWTPGNEPALRQGELPGEGLRRILSEELQYALKQAARPREEMHQAVHELRKTLKRIRAVFRLIEPDIGYYICRKEIYRYRDIARNVSSLRSLYVCLEMIKKIRPVLSKKLAGEPLDKTEAILRGQYENLLKKKTEEKDVLELVRQELIEANHQINALPPLHNDITLHEKSVRNCFRKGRKCWRKVARKANSSNIHELRKQIKLLQFQLQVLYPLLPEKLQKPLVQLQKLARLSGDEHDLYELSLMIKKYLKDEPYKKELLFGISRLMLKYRKQLLPAARKFYSIKSKKFVAELGLRNIPISPVVDLKSA from the coding sequence ATGGCTGTAACCAGAAAAAAAATCCGTCAGGCGCCCGCAAAATGGACTCCGGGCAATGAGCCGGCTCTCAGGCAGGGAGAACTTCCCGGCGAGGGGTTGCGGCGAATTCTTTCAGAAGAATTGCAATATGCACTTAAGCAGGCGGCCCGTCCCAGGGAAGAGATGCACCAGGCAGTCCACGAATTGCGCAAAACACTGAAACGCATCAGGGCTGTCTTTCGACTCATCGAACCGGATATTGGCTACTATATATGCCGTAAGGAAATATACCGCTACAGAGATATAGCCCGAAACGTTTCCTCCCTCAGGAGCCTGTATGTGTGTCTTGAAATGATCAAAAAAATCCGTCCTGTTCTTTCCAAAAAACTTGCCGGAGAACCGCTGGACAAAACCGAAGCCATCCTGCGCGGACAGTATGAAAATCTTCTGAAGAAAAAAACGGAAGAGAAAGATGTGCTTGAACTGGTTCGCCAGGAACTCATCGAAGCAAACCATCAGATAAATGCTCTGCCCCCTCTTCATAATGATATTACCCTTCATGAAAAATCGGTGAGGAATTGTTTTCGCAAAGGAAGGAAATGCTGGCGCAAAGTGGCAAGGAAAGCAAATTCATCCAATATTCATGAACTGAGAAAACAGATCAAACTATTGCAGTTTCAGCTCCAGGTGCTCTATCCTCTTTTGCCTGAAAAGCTTCAGAAACCTCTTGTCCAGTTGCAGAAACTCGCCCGTCTGAGCGGAGATGAACATGATCTTTATGAACTTTCACTGATGATAAAGAAATATCTGAAGGATGAACCGTATAAAAAGGAACTCTTATTCGGTATTTCCCGCCTTATGCTGAAGTACCGGAAACAACTCCTGCCGGCAGCCAGAAAATTTTATAGCATCAAAAGCAAAAAGTTTGTGGCTGAACTGGGTTTAAGAAATATTCCCATTTCTCCAGTGGTTGATCTGAAAAGCGCATAA
- a CDS encoding FtsX-like permease family protein, with translation MQRYVHDIVIAFESLLNNRLRSMLTALGIIFGVAAVISMLAIGAGAKQEILEQIKMVGVNNIVISPLIPEEPASGEESSSGNNSSGEKKKFSPGLTLLDVEAIRQVVPGIKTVCPEITLNSFVIQNGKRIDTKIIGVARSYFDLYNLPLEKGVLFDKYQEEEGIPVCIIGANIDARLFPNTSALNQYIKCGNVWLKVIGVLQRNMIQVSGLESAGVTVQNDNIFVPVKTMLMRFENRALVTSRKLTNIVIGRGGVFIRSSSSASSGKKNNYHQLDRIIVQVNETSQLNPTVEVLSRMLLRRHMEVKDYEIMVPELLLKQQQRTKDIFNIVLGAIASISLLVGGIGIMNIMFANVLERIREIGIRMAIGATRKDIVVQFLSEAVLISVSGGILGVLLGIILSKLITHFSGILTVVSPFSVLLAFAVSASIGIIFGYSPAKRASEKDPIESLHYE, from the coding sequence ATGCAAAGGTACGTGCACGATATCGTCATCGCATTTGAGTCACTCCTGAATAACCGCCTGAGGTCAATGCTTACGGCTCTGGGTATAATTTTCGGAGTGGCGGCGGTTATCAGTATGCTGGCAATAGGGGCCGGTGCCAAACAGGAGATTCTCGAACAGATTAAAATGGTGGGCGTAAACAATATTGTCATCAGCCCCTTAATTCCGGAAGAACCCGCATCAGGTGAAGAAAGCAGTTCAGGAAACAACTCTTCCGGAGAAAAGAAAAAATTCTCTCCCGGACTCACTTTACTCGATGTGGAAGCCATCCGCCAGGTTGTTCCCGGAATAAAAACCGTTTGCCCGGAGATTACTCTGAATTCTTTTGTCATCCAGAACGGGAAACGGATTGATACCAAAATCATCGGAGTTGCCCGTTCCTACTTCGATCTGTACAATCTTCCGCTCGAAAAAGGGGTTCTTTTTGACAAATACCAGGAAGAAGAGGGCATTCCGGTTTGTATTATCGGTGCCAACATTGATGCCAGACTCTTTCCCAATACAAGTGCCCTGAATCAATATATTAAATGCGGAAACGTCTGGCTGAAGGTAATTGGAGTTCTTCAGCGAAACATGATTCAGGTCTCAGGACTTGAATCAGCAGGAGTTACCGTGCAGAACGACAACATATTTGTACCGGTCAAGACCATGCTGATGCGGTTCGAAAACCGCGCCCTTGTAACATCAAGAAAACTAACCAATATAGTTATAGGTCGCGGGGGAGTCTTTATCAGAAGTTCTTCTTCGGCTTCCTCCGGAAAAAAGAACAACTACCATCAGCTCGACAGAATTATTGTGCAGGTGAACGAAACAAGCCAGCTTAACCCCACGGTGGAAGTTCTGTCGCGCATGCTGCTTCGCAGGCACATGGAAGTTAAGGACTATGAAATAATGGTCCCTGAACTCCTTCTTAAACAACAGCAACGTACCAAAGACATCTTCAATATTGTTCTGGGGGCTATTGCCAGCATATCCCTTCTTGTGGGAGGAATCGGAATTATGAACATTATGTTTGCCAACGTATTGGAACGGATACGCGAAATCGGCATCCGGATGGCTATCGGAGCCACCCGGAAAGACATCGTGGTGCAGTTTTTATCTGAAGCTGTTCTGATAAGCGTTTCAGGCGGTATTCTGGGGGTTTTGCTCGGCATCATCCTGAGCAAGCTAATCACCCATTTCTCCGGCATCCTGACGGTGGTTTCACCTTTTTCCGTATTGCTGGCTTTTGCCGTTTCCGCATCCATTGGAATTATTTTCGGCTATTCACCCGCCAAAAGAGCCTCGGAAAAGGATCCCATTGAATCGTTGCATTATGAATAA